One segment of Candidatus Nitrospira nitrosa DNA contains the following:
- a CDS encoding tyrosine recombinase XerC — translation MEDAIKAFVMYLQVEQNASPETIRNYRSDLQQFTGFLRRTKKDTSPIRVETISTDDIRAHLHSLDRRGEKAASLARKLASLRSFFRFLLREELVKTNPTETLRSPRLPKRLPRVLTKDDAASLMTFPTGPSPLSLRDRALLESMYSTGARVSEVVGINLNDLDEADGIVSLKGKGRKERLVPIGDVALQAIREYRMSLKPTPRNRHPSSPMFLNHRGGRLTTRSVAKMVALYSSRLVGGGVSPHTLRHSYATHLLDEGADLRSIQELLGHASLSTTQKYTHVAMDQLLAVYDRAHPRAQATRPPHGKDHKSS, via the coding sequence ATGGAAGACGCAATCAAGGCTTTCGTAATGTACCTCCAGGTCGAACAGAATGCGTCCCCTGAGACGATCCGCAACTATCGCTCCGACCTTCAACAGTTCACCGGATTCCTCAGACGAACGAAGAAGGACACTTCGCCAATTCGCGTCGAGACGATTTCCACCGACGACATTCGTGCCCATCTCCACTCGTTAGACCGCCGAGGTGAGAAAGCGGCATCCCTCGCGAGAAAGTTGGCAAGCCTGCGCAGTTTCTTTCGCTTCCTCCTCCGTGAAGAGCTCGTGAAAACCAATCCGACCGAAACGCTGAGAAGCCCGAGACTGCCCAAACGCCTCCCGCGCGTGCTGACCAAGGATGATGCGGCATCCCTCATGACGTTTCCCACTGGACCCTCGCCCCTCTCCCTCCGTGACCGCGCTCTACTGGAATCGATGTATTCGACCGGCGCGCGCGTCAGCGAAGTGGTCGGGATCAATCTCAATGATCTCGACGAAGCAGACGGCATCGTGAGTTTAAAAGGGAAAGGTAGGAAGGAACGGCTGGTCCCAATAGGGGATGTCGCTCTGCAGGCCATCCGCGAGTATCGTATGTCCTTGAAGCCGACTCCTCGCAATCGTCATCCGTCGTCTCCGATGTTTCTGAATCATCGTGGTGGGCGGCTGACCACCAGAAGTGTCGCCAAGATGGTCGCCCTGTACTCCAGCCGCCTCGTGGGTGGAGGAGTCAGTCCCCACACCCTCCGGCATTCCTACGCGACCCATCTCCTCGATGAAGGAGCTGATCTCCGATCAATCCAGGAACTGCTCGGCCATGCATCACTAAGCACCACACAAAAGTATACACATGTGGCGATGGACCAACTGCTCGCGGTCTACGACCGGGCCCATCCTCGCGCACAGGCGACTCGCCCCCCACATGGAAAGGATCACAAGTCATCATGA
- the hslV gene encoding ATP-dependent protease subunit HslV, with translation MKIRSTTVLCVRRNGRVAMGCDGQVTVGTTVMKHNAKKIRRLHHDQVLAGFAGATADAFTLFEKFESKLEEYRGNLTRAAVELAKDWRTDRVLRRLEALLAVAGREQSFIITGTGDVVEPEDGILAIGSGGPYALAAARGLLRHSQLEAPVIVTEAMTIAGSIDIYTNQQILVEELQG, from the coding sequence ATGAAAATCCGGTCGACGACCGTTCTCTGTGTCCGTCGCAACGGACGAGTTGCCATGGGCTGTGACGGCCAAGTCACCGTCGGCACCACGGTCATGAAACATAACGCCAAAAAGATTCGGCGCTTGCATCACGATCAGGTTCTGGCGGGGTTTGCGGGAGCCACGGCGGACGCGTTCACACTCTTTGAAAAATTCGAGAGCAAATTGGAGGAATATCGCGGAAATCTCACAAGGGCCGCGGTTGAGCTGGCAAAAGATTGGCGGACGGATCGCGTGCTTCGCCGTCTGGAAGCCCTCCTGGCCGTGGCCGGGCGTGAGCAGTCGTTCATCATTACCGGGACCGGCGACGTCGTCGAGCCGGAAGACGGCATTCTGGCAATCGGCTCGGGTGGTCCCTATGCGTTGGCAGCGGCCAGAGGATTGCTCCGCCATTCACAGCTAGAAGCCCCGGTGATCGTCACCGAAGCCATGACCATCGCAGGTTCTATTGACATCTACACCAACCAACAGATTCTTGTTGAAGAACTTCAAGGATAA
- the hslU gene encoding ATP-dependent protease ATPase subunit HslU has translation MMKPLTTEPVALNLNSLTPRQIVEELNRYVIGQKDAKRMVAIALRNRWRRQQLSPDLRDEVMPKNIIMIGPTGVGKTEIARRLAKLAEAPFIKVEASKFTEVGYVGRDVESIIRDLTELAINMVKTQRLAFVQHKAEQQAEERLLDLLLPPPPPRPGFVDSTTETATQAPPDSNEATRSKLRLQLREGKMDERTVEMEVKERGVPVGVISNVGGLDDLENNLRDMLGGMFQGKKKKRLMKVPEALKHLTQEEAQKLIDMDDTTREAINKVEQTGIVFLDEIDKIAGCERSSGPDVSREGVQRDLLPIVEGCTVNTKHGPVVTDHILFIAAGAFHVAKPSDLIPELQGRFPIRVELSPLSKEDFVRILTEPQGALVRQYQALLATEGLAIEFAKDGLEEIAEIAVQVNERTENIGARRLFTIMERLLEEISFEGPGWPDKRINITAAYVRDRLKDIVKDQDLSRYIL, from the coding sequence ATGATGAAGCCGCTCACGACGGAGCCAGTCGCATTGAATCTCAATAGTCTCACTCCCCGTCAGATCGTCGAAGAACTGAACCGGTATGTCATCGGACAAAAGGATGCGAAGCGCATGGTGGCTATCGCCCTTCGCAACCGTTGGAGACGTCAGCAACTATCGCCCGACCTTCGCGATGAGGTCATGCCGAAGAACATCATCATGATCGGGCCGACGGGGGTGGGCAAAACGGAAATTGCCCGACGGCTGGCCAAGCTGGCTGAGGCTCCGTTCATCAAGGTTGAAGCCTCGAAGTTCACCGAAGTGGGGTATGTGGGGCGCGATGTGGAATCGATTATTCGTGACCTCACCGAGCTGGCCATCAATATGGTCAAGACCCAACGCCTGGCGTTCGTGCAACACAAAGCCGAACAGCAAGCTGAGGAGCGCTTGCTCGATCTCCTCTTGCCTCCGCCCCCGCCTCGGCCAGGATTCGTGGACAGCACGACGGAGACAGCCACCCAAGCCCCTCCTGACTCCAACGAAGCGACCCGATCGAAGCTCCGTCTCCAACTACGAGAAGGCAAGATGGATGAACGAACCGTTGAAATGGAAGTCAAAGAGCGGGGAGTTCCGGTCGGCGTCATCTCCAATGTAGGTGGGTTGGATGACCTCGAGAACAATCTTCGTGACATGCTGGGTGGCATGTTCCAGGGCAAAAAGAAAAAGCGGCTCATGAAAGTGCCCGAAGCGCTGAAACACCTGACACAAGAGGAAGCCCAGAAATTGATTGATATGGACGACACCACGCGTGAAGCGATCAATAAGGTGGAACAAACGGGAATCGTCTTTCTCGACGAGATCGACAAAATCGCCGGGTGCGAGCGCTCCAGTGGACCTGATGTGTCCAGGGAAGGCGTCCAACGAGACTTGCTTCCAATCGTAGAAGGCTGCACCGTCAACACGAAACATGGCCCGGTCGTGACCGATCACATCCTCTTTATCGCCGCCGGAGCCTTCCATGTCGCGAAGCCGTCCGATCTCATTCCAGAACTCCAAGGGCGTTTCCCGATTCGTGTGGAACTCAGCCCCCTCTCGAAAGAGGACTTCGTCCGCATTCTCACGGAACCACAGGGGGCATTGGTCCGCCAATATCAGGCCTTACTGGCTACAGAAGGACTGGCGATCGAATTCGCTAAGGACGGCTTGGAGGAAATCGCGGAGATCGCAGTCCAAGTGAATGAACGGACCGAGAACATCGGGGCCCGTCGCCTCTTCACCATCATGGAACGGTTGTTGGAAGAAATTTCTTTCGAGGGACCAGGCTGGCCTGACAAGCGCATCAACATCACCGCCGCCTATGTCCGGGATCGATTGAAGGACATCGTCAAAGACCAGGATTTGAGCCGGTATATTCTATAA
- the argB gene encoding acetylglutamate kinase, translated as MNKLIKKADVLIEALPYIRTFRGKTVVVKYGGHAMTDPSLKERFAQDVVLLKYVGINPVIIHGGGPQIDKMLDRLGIQAKFRHGVRITDAATMEIVEMVLAGKINMELTDLITRHGGSAVGLSGKDGGLILSKPLTAKAWAESLDRDLDEEDAKGDFGLVGDIEKVDPGLLRNLQEDHYIPIIAPIGTDREGNTYNINADLVAGAIAGALRAEKLLMMTDIKGIRDANGRHLSTVSRKDVQRMMKKGIITEGMIPKVHACLDALGDGVGKAHIIDGRIPHAVLLEIFTRKGIGTEIVT; from the coding sequence ATGAATAAACTCATCAAGAAAGCCGATGTCCTGATCGAAGCCCTGCCGTACATCCGGACATTTCGAGGAAAAACCGTGGTCGTGAAATATGGCGGCCACGCGATGACAGACCCGTCACTCAAAGAGCGGTTTGCGCAAGACGTCGTCCTACTGAAGTATGTCGGCATCAACCCGGTCATCATTCACGGCGGCGGACCGCAAATCGACAAGATGCTGGACCGACTGGGCATTCAAGCGAAGTTCCGCCATGGTGTCCGGATCACCGACGCCGCCACGATGGAAATCGTGGAGATGGTCCTCGCCGGGAAAATCAACATGGAACTCACTGACCTGATCACCCGGCATGGTGGCAGCGCAGTCGGGTTGAGCGGGAAGGACGGAGGGCTCATCCTTAGCAAACCGCTGACAGCCAAAGCCTGGGCGGAAAGTCTCGATCGCGACCTGGATGAGGAAGATGCGAAAGGCGATTTTGGATTGGTCGGGGATATCGAAAAGGTCGATCCGGGCCTGTTACGGAACCTCCAAGAGGATCATTACATCCCGATCATCGCGCCCATCGGCACGGATCGCGAGGGCAATACTTACAACATCAACGCCGATCTTGTCGCGGGAGCCATAGCCGGCGCGTTACGAGCAGAAAAGCTCCTGATGATGACCGATATCAAAGGCATTCGTGACGCGAACGGACGCCACCTCTCAACTGTCTCCCGCAAAGATGTGCAGCGCATGATGAAGAAGGGAATCATCACAGAAGGGATGATCCCAAAGGTTCATGCCTGCCTGGATGCTTTGGGTGATGGGGTCGGAAAAGCTCACATTATTGATGGACGGATTCCGCACGCGGTCCTCCTTGAAATCTTCACGCGGAAGGGTATCGGCACCGAAATCGTGACCTAA